One Fontisphaera persica DNA window includes the following coding sequences:
- a CDS encoding helix-turn-helix domain-containing protein, with translation MSPAAREFVAWMQRLGWSQSETARQLLVTPSHINQIVRGKAEPSAAMLQLLRLTASRLGEGAEALAPGREMDLADQFWRELRRQRLDLLPAEEQREFLKAWARVLGIEWPRRRTREGQQDQGRR, from the coding sequence ATGAGTCCCGCAGCGCGTGAGTTCGTGGCCTGGATGCAACGGCTGGGCTGGAGCCAGTCCGAGACGGCCCGGCAGTTGCTGGTCACCCCCAGTCACATCAATCAGATTGTGCGCGGCAAGGCGGAGCCGAGCGCGGCGATGTTGCAGTTGCTGCGGTTGACGGCCTCCCGCCTGGGGGAGGGGGCCGAGGCGCTCGCGCCGGGGCGGGAAATGGATTTGGCGGACCAGTTCTGGCGGGAGCTGCGGCGGCAGCGGCTGGACCTCCTGCCGGCGGAGGAACAAAGGGAATTTCTGAAGGCGTGGGCGCGGGTGCTGGGCATCGAATGGCCGCGGCGGCGGACCAGGGAGGGGCAGCAGGACCAGGGCAGGCGATGA
- a CDS encoding class I SAM-dependent methyltransferase, producing the protein MCEPPRSPEALRRHYEVERELARRLRHSSRAERAALYQTLYTELFARVPDHPRLTRREDPERTRRAVAARLALLRPFLGRTQTFLEIAPGDCALAFAMCQHAREVIAVDISDQTAPTAQRPPNFRLVVYDGYHLDLPPASVDLAFSYQFLEHLHPEDVPGHLQLIHRLLRPGGVYVLATPHRFSGPHDISAHFSDTPEGFHLQEWTYGELRTALRQHGFSRVCPYRAGRLHAHPLWDTLERTLEGIWACFPRRWQRRLSRRLFQSVTVAAWK; encoded by the coding sequence ATGTGTGAACCGCCACGCTCACCCGAGGCCCTGCGCCGCCATTACGAAGTGGAACGCGAGCTGGCCCGGCGTCTCCGCCACTCGAGCCGCGCCGAGCGGGCGGCCCTGTACCAAACCCTCTACACCGAACTGTTTGCGCGCGTGCCGGACCATCCGCGCCTCACGCGCCGCGAAGACCCCGAACGCACCCGCCGCGCCGTGGCAGCCCGCCTGGCGCTGCTGCGCCCTTTCCTGGGCCGGACACAAACTTTCCTGGAAATCGCCCCCGGCGACTGCGCCCTGGCCTTCGCCATGTGCCAGCACGCGCGCGAGGTTATTGCCGTGGATATTTCGGACCAAACCGCGCCCACCGCGCAGCGCCCGCCCAACTTCCGCCTCGTGGTGTACGATGGGTATCACCTGGACCTCCCCCCCGCCTCGGTGGACCTGGCCTTCAGCTACCAGTTTCTGGAGCACCTTCATCCCGAGGATGTGCCCGGGCATTTGCAGCTCATTCACCGGCTGCTTCGGCCCGGCGGGGTGTATGTGCTGGCCACGCCCCACCGTTTCAGCGGCCCGCATGACATCTCCGCCCATTTCAGCGACACTCCGGAAGGGTTTCATCTGCAGGAATGGACCTATGGCGAGCTGCGCACCGCGCTGCGGCAGCACGGCTTCAGCCGGGTCTGTCCGTACCGCGCCGGCCGCCTGCACGCCCATCCGCTGTGGGACACCCTGGAACGGACGCTGGAAGGGATTTGGGCGTGCTTTCCCCGCCGCTGGCAGCGCCGCCTGAGCCGCCGTCTTTTCCAAAGCGTGACCGTGGCCGCATGGAAATGA
- a CDS encoding response regulator, producing MEPELLHILMVDDDEDDHVMTRALLAECLGDRFRLDDATTLAGGLAMLERQRYDVCLCDYRLGEHTGQDFLEQARRLPHCPPIIILTGLNDLEVDMAVMKAGAADYLNKAGLDARTLERAIRYTVEHHRTSNALRQQLSRISLLNQTTRAVAERLDLPSIFQVALKHLEEHLPVRFGLVCAFPAGLDKAHIIALGPRSRALAAELGWQEGAPLPVAKTCLENCIRGALGRRGQERPAQGFEAELERLGLEHLVAVPLAAEQSMLAAMLLARPAADPFSEAETDFLRALAEHISLAARHVKLHEDLQAAYNQLQERQQAALRQERLAAVGQLAAGVAHEFNNILTIIQGYASLLLSRSPQDHPQAASLRHILNGTERASRLVSQLLAFSRQQMLQPEPVDFNQVVDRVGKMLDQTVEENVRVHLQLAPDLPRVAADAGMLEQIVLNLAINARDAMPHGGDLVIRTSLVEVGPGAESRHPEARPGRFVCLTVADTGCGMDPQTLSRLFEPFFTTKDVGKGTGMGLATVYGIVKQHQGWIEVESHPGQGSTFRVLLPALAETLAPPLPSTAPQAGAAKVILVVEDEPDLRLLAQEILQEYGYQVLTAANGPEALEIWNQQQGQVDLLLTDMVMPGGMSGEELAVELRQRRPSLKIIYTSGYSVDFAGRRIETGPGVRFIAKPYPPARLIELIQECLATQ from the coding sequence ATGGAGCCGGAGCTGCTGCACATTTTAATGGTGGACGATGACGAGGATGACCACGTCATGACGCGGGCCTTGCTCGCCGAATGCCTCGGTGACCGCTTTCGCCTGGATGACGCCACCACCCTGGCCGGTGGATTGGCCATGCTCGAGCGCCAGCGCTACGATGTCTGTCTTTGCGATTATCGCCTGGGGGAGCATACCGGCCAGGACTTCCTGGAGCAGGCGCGCCGCCTGCCACATTGCCCCCCCATCATCATCCTGACCGGCCTGAATGACCTCGAGGTGGACATGGCCGTGATGAAAGCCGGCGCGGCCGATTATCTCAACAAAGCCGGCCTGGACGCCCGCACCCTCGAGCGGGCCATTCGTTATACCGTTGAACACCACCGCACCTCCAACGCCCTCCGCCAGCAGCTCTCCCGCATCAGCCTCCTGAACCAGACCACCCGCGCCGTGGCCGAGCGCCTGGATTTGCCCAGCATCTTTCAGGTGGCCTTGAAGCATCTGGAGGAACACCTGCCGGTGCGCTTTGGCCTGGTTTGCGCCTTTCCCGCAGGCCTGGACAAAGCCCATATCATCGCCCTTGGCCCCCGCAGCCGCGCCCTGGCCGCCGAGCTGGGCTGGCAGGAGGGCGCCCCGTTGCCCGTCGCCAAAACCTGCCTCGAAAATTGCATCCGCGGAGCGCTGGGTCGGCGCGGTCAGGAACGCCCCGCCCAGGGATTTGAAGCCGAGCTGGAACGTTTGGGCCTGGAGCATCTGGTGGCGGTCCCGCTGGCCGCCGAGCAATCCATGCTCGCCGCCATGCTCTTGGCCCGGCCGGCCGCGGACCCTTTCTCGGAAGCGGAAACGGATTTCCTGCGCGCCCTGGCCGAGCACATCTCGCTGGCGGCGCGCCACGTGAAGCTGCATGAAGATTTGCAGGCCGCCTACAACCAGTTGCAGGAACGCCAGCAGGCCGCCCTGCGGCAGGAGCGCCTGGCGGCCGTCGGCCAGCTCGCCGCCGGCGTGGCCCATGAGTTCAACAACATTTTGACCATCATCCAGGGGTACGCCAGCCTGCTGTTGAGCCGCAGCCCGCAGGACCATCCGCAAGCCGCCTCCCTGCGCCATATTCTCAACGGCACGGAGCGCGCCTCCCGCCTGGTCAGCCAGTTGCTGGCCTTCAGCCGCCAGCAAATGCTGCAACCCGAGCCGGTGGATTTCAACCAGGTCGTGGACCGCGTGGGCAAAATGCTGGACCAAACCGTCGAGGAAAACGTGCGCGTTCACCTCCAGCTCGCCCCCGACCTCCCGCGCGTGGCCGCCGACGCCGGCATGTTGGAGCAAATCGTCCTCAACCTGGCCATCAACGCCCGCGACGCCATGCCCCACGGCGGAGACCTGGTCATCCGCACTTCCCTCGTCGAAGTCGGCCCCGGCGCCGAGTCCCGCCATCCCGAGGCGCGCCCGGGGCGTTTTGTCTGCCTGACGGTGGCCGATACCGGCTGCGGCATGGACCCGCAAACCCTCAGCCGCTTGTTTGAACCCTTTTTCACCACCAAGGACGTGGGCAAAGGCACCGGCATGGGGCTGGCCACCGTTTATGGCATCGTCAAACAGCACCAGGGCTGGATTGAGGTCGAAAGTCATCCAGGCCAGGGCTCCACCTTCCGCGTGCTGCTGCCCGCCCTGGCCGAAACCCTCGCTCCGCCGCTGCCCTCAACCGCCCCCCAGGCGGGGGCGGCCAAGGTCATCCTGGTGGTGGAGGACGAACCGGATTTGCGCCTCCTGGCGCAGGAAATTTTACAAGAGTACGGTTACCAGGTCCTCACCGCCGCCAACGGGCCGGAAGCCCTCGAAATCTGGAATCAACAGCAAGGCCAGGTGGATTTGCTCCTCACCGACATGGTCATGCCCGGCGGCATGAGCGGGGAAGAGCTGGCCGTCGAGCTGCGGCAACGCCGCCCCAGCCTGAAAATCATTTACACCAGCGGCTACAGCGTGGACTTTGCCGGCCGCCGCATCGAAACCGGTCCGGGCGTGCGCTTTATTGCCAAACCTTACCCGCCGGCGCGCCTCATCGAACTCATCCAGGAGTGTCTGGCCACACAATAG
- a CDS encoding response regulator — MVEPTKANPEPIVILLAEDDPDDRLLTREALAESRLANDLRCVENGEELMAYLRQQGPYAAPGAAPRPGLILLDLNMPRKDGREALAEIKADADLRQIPIVVLTTSKAEEDIFRSYDLGVSSFITKPVTFEGLVEVMKVLGRYWFEIVELPPSTPPVGGAT; from the coding sequence ATGGTTGAACCGACGAAAGCTAATCCTGAACCCATCGTCATCTTGCTGGCAGAAGATGACCCGGACGACCGCCTGTTGACCCGCGAAGCGCTGGCCGAAAGCCGCCTGGCCAACGATTTGCGCTGCGTGGAAAATGGCGAGGAGCTGATGGCCTACCTCCGCCAGCAGGGACCGTATGCCGCCCCCGGGGCCGCCCCCCGCCCGGGCCTTATTCTGCTGGACTTGAACATGCCCCGCAAAGACGGGCGCGAGGCCCTGGCGGAAATCAAGGCCGACGCTGACCTGCGCCAGATTCCCATTGTCGTCCTGACCACCTCCAAGGCCGAAGAGGACATTTTCCGCAGTTACGATTTGGGGGTCAGTTCGTTCATCACCAAGCCGGTCACCTTCGAGGGGCTGGTGGAAGTCATGAAAGTGCTGGGACGCTACTGGTTTGAAATTGTGGAGCTGCCGCCATCCACTCCCCCGGTGGGCGGCGCCACCTAA
- a CDS encoding sulfide/dihydroorotate dehydrogenase-like FAD/NAD-binding protein encodes MHRIVRRTPLSPNVTRLEVEARRIAETRAPGQFVIVQRTLESERIPLTIADAEPAAGVITLVVQAVGKSTRELVAMQEGEAIATVCGPLGRPTELIERGHALCVGGGVGTAVVHPIAQGLHRRGVRVTSVIGGRSREWVIYEAELRRLGEVVVCTDDGSYGRKGFVTDATRELLARGEVDIVYAVGPVPMMRAVAELTRPLKVHTIVSLNPIMVDGTGMCGGCRVDVGGKTMFACVDGPEFDGHLVDFDLLADRLQTYRAHEQNLMQGHACHIGLPTS; translated from the coding sequence ATGCATCGGATTGTACGGCGAACACCCCTCAGCCCGAATGTCACGCGGCTGGAGGTCGAGGCCCGGCGCATTGCTGAGACGCGCGCGCCCGGCCAATTTGTCATTGTGCAGCGCACGCTGGAGTCGGAGCGGATTCCGCTGACGATTGCGGATGCGGAGCCGGCGGCGGGCGTGATCACGCTGGTGGTGCAGGCGGTGGGCAAGAGCACGCGGGAGCTGGTGGCCATGCAGGAAGGGGAAGCTATTGCCACGGTGTGCGGCCCGTTGGGGCGGCCCACGGAGTTGATTGAGCGCGGCCATGCGCTGTGTGTGGGTGGCGGCGTGGGGACGGCGGTGGTGCATCCGATTGCCCAGGGATTGCATCGGCGGGGGGTGCGGGTCACCAGCGTGATTGGGGGCCGCTCGCGGGAATGGGTGATTTATGAGGCGGAATTGCGGCGCCTGGGCGAGGTGGTGGTGTGCACGGATGACGGCTCGTACGGGCGCAAGGGGTTTGTGACTGACGCCACGCGGGAGCTGCTGGCCCGGGGCGAGGTGGATATCGTGTACGCCGTTGGGCCGGTGCCGATGATGCGCGCCGTGGCGGAGTTGACCCGGCCGCTGAAGGTGCACACCATTGTTTCCCTGAACCCCATCATGGTGGACGGCACCGGCATGTGCGGCGGCTGCCGGGTGGACGTGGGGGGCAAAACGATGTTTGCCTGCGTGGACGGACCGGAATTTGACGGGCACCTGGTGGACTTTGATTTGCTGGCCGACCGCCTGCAAACCTACCGCGCTCACGAGCAAAATCTGATGCAGGGCCATGCCTGCCACATTGGCCTGCCCACGAGTTAA
- a CDS encoding exopolysaccharide biosynthesis polyprenyl glycosylphosphotransferase translates to MNGGSRQRLAHVSWHFALDMVLFILAFMLGIYLRFLGDSTLVYTAQWTYYPSLIWGALVFASASYIFGLYAPQTQHQSLFTRALVILLNLGLAVLLMTAMFYLNYSSRVGRGVMAYSSIFAFLFILLHHVLILRQLASYRERVALVVTDAEDEKETQWFDSFWQGRLELVGLVCAPGYTPRAGVAALGTTAQLADLVRQHRIDRVLCTNRALDHPALCQEFCRLRYSGETVMPLMALCEEVHQLVPLELMSPAWLISASAAPHLLYIKKAKRGFDILVSLSLLLVLGLPLLLAMLAVRLTSPGPIFYRQVRTGRFGRPFTLLKLRSMRVDAEADGPRWAAANDDRVTPVGRFLRRYRIDEIPQLLNVLRGEMSFVGPRPERPEFIEELARQVPYYKERLMIQPGLTGWAQVRYPYGASVEDARRKLEYDLYYMKHMSLFLDCFILLDTVRIVLRGGLDESHKQAVPEYRVNRGAPASLSAPAPAPTGPPQ, encoded by the coding sequence ATGAACGGCGGTTCACGACAGCGGCTGGCGCATGTGTCCTGGCATTTTGCCCTGGACATGGTGCTGTTCATTCTGGCCTTCATGCTCGGGATTTATCTGCGGTTTTTGGGCGACAGCACCCTGGTGTACACCGCCCAATGGACCTACTACCCGAGCCTGATTTGGGGCGCCCTGGTGTTTGCCTCGGCCAGTTACATTTTCGGCCTCTACGCCCCCCAAACCCAGCATCAAAGTCTCTTCACCCGCGCCCTGGTCATCCTCCTCAACCTCGGCCTGGCCGTGCTGCTCATGACGGCCATGTTCTATTTGAATTATTCCTCGCGGGTGGGCCGCGGCGTGATGGCTTACAGCTCCATTTTTGCCTTCCTGTTTATTCTGCTGCATCACGTCCTGATTTTGCGCCAACTGGCCTCGTACCGTGAGCGGGTGGCCCTGGTGGTCACCGATGCCGAAGACGAAAAGGAGACCCAATGGTTTGACAGCTTCTGGCAGGGCCGCCTGGAATTGGTGGGGCTGGTGTGCGCCCCGGGCTACACGCCGCGCGCCGGCGTGGCGGCCCTGGGCACCACCGCCCAGCTCGCCGACCTCGTGCGACAGCACCGCATTGACCGCGTGCTGTGCACCAATCGCGCGCTGGACCACCCCGCTTTGTGCCAGGAATTTTGCCGCCTGCGCTACTCCGGCGAAACGGTGATGCCCCTCATGGCCTTGTGCGAGGAAGTCCATCAACTGGTGCCCCTGGAGCTGATGTCGCCCGCCTGGCTCATCAGTGCCAGCGCCGCCCCGCACCTGCTTTACATCAAAAAAGCCAAACGCGGCTTTGACATCCTGGTTTCGCTGTCCCTCCTGCTCGTCCTCGGCCTGCCGCTGCTGCTCGCCATGCTGGCCGTGCGCCTGACCTCGCCCGGCCCCATTTTTTACCGCCAGGTCCGGACGGGCCGTTTTGGGCGCCCCTTCACCCTGCTGAAGCTGCGCTCCATGCGCGTGGATGCCGAGGCGGACGGCCCGCGCTGGGCCGCCGCCAATGATGACCGCGTCACGCCGGTGGGCCGCTTCCTGCGCCGCTACCGCATTGATGAAATCCCCCAGCTTCTCAACGTCCTGCGCGGCGAGATGTCCTTCGTCGGCCCACGCCCCGAGCGGCCTGAATTCATTGAGGAGCTGGCCCGCCAGGTGCCCTACTACAAGGAACGGTTGATGATTCAGCCCGGCCTCACCGGCTGGGCCCAGGTGCGCTACCCCTATGGCGCCTCGGTGGAAGACGCCCGCCGCAAACTCGAATATGACCTGTATTACATGAAACACATGAGCCTGTTTCTGGATTGCTTCATCCTGCTGGACACGGTGCGCATCGTCCTCCGCGGCGGCCTGGACGAATCCCACAAACAAGCCGTGCCCGAGTATCGCGTGAATCGCGGCGCCCCGGCCAGCCTCTCCGCGCCGGCCCCCGCCCCCACCGGCCCCCCACAGTAA
- a CDS encoding MFS transporter has translation MEMNTPTPPSNTPRRRWLNGTVLGIGLASLLSDWSHEIATAVMPAFLASLGVAAAWLGLIEGVSDGLSSFAKMASGYYTDKLPRRKPIAVAGYLVTALGTAAFGLATAAWHVLLARATAWLGRGVRTPVRKALLAAAVTRETYGRAFGFERMMDTVGAIIGPATALVLLQWTGHHYPTLFALTLIPGLLAVGAIVFLVRERERKPVPHISFGQRLRALPGPFRKFLVAVGLFGAGDFAHTLLILLAAQKLAPEWGTARAASLAVGLYVAHNVCYAGFSMVAGVLADRFPKPKVLAAGYGLAAGMALLIILAPMNLWTLGLVFLLGGIYVAIEETLEDSLCAELVTQENHGMGFGVLATVNGVGDFLSSAVVGLLWTALGTSVAFGYSAVLFILGALLVYTLPTAPKPADSTALAG, from the coding sequence ATGGAAATGAACACCCCCACTCCACCCAGCAACACCCCCCGCCGCCGCTGGTTGAATGGCACGGTCCTGGGCATTGGCCTGGCCTCGCTGTTGAGTGACTGGTCGCATGAAATCGCCACAGCCGTCATGCCGGCCTTTCTGGCCAGCCTGGGCGTGGCGGCCGCCTGGCTCGGCCTCATTGAGGGTGTCAGTGATGGCCTCTCCAGCTTCGCCAAAATGGCCAGCGGCTATTACACCGACAAACTCCCCCGCCGCAAACCCATCGCCGTGGCCGGCTACCTCGTCACCGCCCTGGGCACCGCCGCCTTTGGTCTGGCCACCGCCGCGTGGCATGTCCTGCTGGCCCGGGCCACCGCGTGGCTGGGCCGCGGCGTGCGCACTCCCGTCCGCAAAGCCCTCCTGGCGGCGGCGGTGACGCGGGAAACCTACGGGCGCGCCTTTGGCTTCGAGCGCATGATGGACACCGTGGGGGCCATCATCGGCCCCGCCACCGCCCTGGTGCTGCTGCAATGGACCGGCCATCACTATCCCACCTTGTTTGCGCTGACCCTCATCCCCGGCTTGCTGGCAGTGGGCGCCATTGTCTTCCTGGTCCGTGAACGTGAGCGCAAACCGGTGCCCCATATTTCCTTTGGCCAGCGCCTGCGCGCCCTGCCCGGGCCGTTTCGCAAATTCCTGGTGGCCGTCGGCCTCTTTGGGGCGGGCGACTTTGCGCATACCCTGCTGATCCTGCTGGCCGCCCAAAAACTGGCGCCCGAATGGGGCACAGCCCGCGCCGCCAGTCTGGCCGTCGGCCTGTACGTGGCGCACAACGTCTGCTACGCCGGCTTCTCGATGGTGGCCGGCGTTCTGGCGGACCGCTTTCCCAAACCCAAAGTGCTGGCCGCTGGTTATGGCCTGGCGGCCGGCATGGCGCTGCTCATCATCCTGGCGCCCATGAACTTGTGGACCCTGGGCCTGGTGTTTCTCCTGGGCGGGATTTACGTGGCCATCGAAGAGACCCTCGAGGACTCCCTCTGCGCCGAACTGGTGACACAGGAAAATCACGGCATGGGTTTTGGCGTCCTGGCCACCGTCAACGGCGTGGGCGACTTTCTTTCCAGTGCGGTCGTGGGCCTGTTATGGACGGCCTTGGGCACTTCGGTTGCCTTCGGTTACAGCGCCGTGCTGTTCATCCTGGGCGCCCTGCTGGTGTACACCCTTCCGACTGCCCCCAAGCCCGCGGATTCCACCGCGCTTGCGGGTTGA
- a CDS encoding host-nuclease inhibitor Gam family protein has protein sequence MTSSNSTPKNPPAHAVPRSRRALAALAAEVAALKLEEVRLTAELDARLRLAREQVEPALQRVRGDIAAKTAAVRAWAESHPEAFGGRRSLELPQALLGWRASPPALKPRAGWTWERVTATLKDQPQWQAYLRVREEPNKVRLLADRVALGEAALAAVGLCVQQEELFFIEPRLEATQVPARESLAA, from the coding sequence ATGACAAGCTCAAACTCCACCCCCAAAAATCCTCCCGCCCACGCCGTCCCGCGCTCGCGCCGCGCCCTGGCGGCCCTGGCCGCCGAAGTCGCCGCGCTCAAGCTCGAGGAAGTGCGCCTCACCGCCGAACTGGACGCCCGGCTGCGTCTGGCCCGCGAGCAGGTGGAGCCGGCCCTCCAGCGGGTGCGGGGGGACATTGCCGCCAAAACCGCCGCCGTCCGCGCCTGGGCCGAATCGCATCCGGAGGCCTTTGGCGGGCGCCGCAGCCTGGAGCTGCCGCAGGCTCTGCTGGGCTGGCGCGCCTCGCCGCCGGCGCTCAAACCGCGCGCGGGCTGGACGTGGGAGCGCGTCACGGCCACCCTGAAGGACCAGCCGCAATGGCAGGCTTATTTGCGCGTGCGCGAAGAGCCTAACAAAGTCCGCCTGCTGGCGGACCGCGTGGCCCTGGGCGAGGCGGCCCTGGCCGCCGTGGGTCTTTGTGTGCAGCAGGAGGAGCTGTTCTTCATTGAGCCGCGCCTGGAAGCCACGCAGGTCCCCGCGCGCGAGTCCCTGGCCGCCTGA
- a CDS encoding flippase activity-associated protein Agl23: MNGWLTRALLLLLAAGAMGLRLPQLDRRPLHNDEGVNAWILRGLVEKGEYRYNPEEFHGPTLHYISLPFVLAASPEARMSDANLRVAPVVFGALLILLLAWLADGLGRVATVTAGVLLAISPAFVFYSRYFIHEIFLIFFTFLALGAGWRYVQTRRWPWAMACGAGIGLMYATKETFVFQVAAAMAGVAMARWWLRRAGTAEGTPRPWWNPRHGLLAAGACLLAAGLFFTSFFTHPRGLLDAVLTYEHWISRAGGASPLIKPWYYYLEHLCWWHPPRSHVWTEGSIVLLALVGTGAVCARRLPAGVSPALGLFLVVYTAVLLFIYTAIPYKTPWCLLVFHQGLILLAGIGVAFLWQWARARWAKAVLIVLLAGMAGHLLWQAWRAAVPVAYDRTNPYVHSQTIPNIFELVQKVKAVAAVHPEGTNMLIKVVSPTSVWPLPWYLREFGRIGWWEEMPADPYAPVMLINASLGAELDEKSNKQYLMVGLFGLRPPARRNPPDTFLEMYVEYKLWERYVMSLPRHRGQDE; encoded by the coding sequence ATGAACGGCTGGCTGACCCGCGCTTTATTATTGCTGCTGGCCGCCGGGGCCATGGGGCTGAGGTTGCCCCAACTGGACCGGCGGCCGCTTCATAATGACGAGGGGGTCAACGCCTGGATTCTGCGGGGGCTGGTGGAAAAGGGCGAGTACCGCTACAACCCCGAGGAGTTTCACGGCCCCACGCTGCATTATATCTCCCTCCCCTTCGTCCTGGCGGCTTCTCCGGAAGCCCGGATGTCCGATGCCAATTTGCGCGTGGCGCCGGTGGTGTTTGGCGCGCTGCTGATTCTGCTGCTCGCCTGGCTGGCCGATGGTCTGGGGCGCGTGGCCACCGTGACCGCCGGCGTGTTGCTGGCCATCAGCCCGGCCTTTGTGTTCTACAGCCGGTATTTCATTCACGAAATATTCCTGATTTTTTTCACCTTCCTGGCCCTGGGCGCGGGCTGGCGCTACGTCCAGACCAGACGCTGGCCCTGGGCCATGGCTTGCGGCGCGGGCATCGGCTTGATGTATGCCACCAAGGAGACGTTTGTGTTTCAAGTGGCCGCCGCCATGGCCGGCGTGGCCATGGCCCGGTGGTGGCTGCGGCGCGCCGGGACGGCTGAAGGCACACCGCGTCCCTGGTGGAATCCGCGCCACGGGCTGCTGGCGGCGGGGGCCTGCCTGCTGGCGGCGGGCCTGTTTTTTACGTCCTTTTTCACCCATCCCCGCGGCTTGCTCGACGCCGTGCTGACGTATGAGCACTGGATTTCCCGCGCCGGCGGCGCTTCGCCCCTCATCAAACCGTGGTATTACTATTTGGAGCATCTGTGTTGGTGGCATCCGCCGCGCAGCCATGTGTGGACGGAGGGCAGCATTGTATTACTGGCGCTGGTGGGCACGGGCGCCGTGTGTGCGCGCCGCCTGCCGGCGGGGGTCAGCCCGGCGCTGGGCCTGTTCCTGGTGGTGTACACCGCCGTCCTGCTCTTCATTTACACCGCCATCCCCTACAAGACCCCCTGGTGCCTGCTGGTTTTTCACCAGGGGCTGATTCTGCTGGCCGGCATCGGCGTGGCCTTTCTCTGGCAATGGGCGCGGGCGCGATGGGCCAAAGCAGTCTTGATTGTCCTGCTCGCCGGCATGGCCGGGCATTTGCTGTGGCAGGCGTGGCGCGCCGCGGTGCCCGTGGCCTACGACCGAACCAATCCCTACGTCCACAGCCAGACCATTCCCAACATCTTCGAGCTGGTGCAAAAAGTGAAGGCGGTGGCCGCCGTCCATCCCGAGGGCACCAACATGCTCATCAAGGTGGTGTCCCCCACCAGCGTATGGCCGTTGCCGTGGTACCTCCGGGAATTCGGCCGCATCGGCTGGTGGGAGGAAATGCCGGCTGACCCCTACGCGCCCGTGATGCTCATTAATGCCTCGCTGGGGGCGGAGCTGGACGAGAAGAGCAACAAGCAATATCTCATGGTGGGCTTGTTTGGCCTGCGCCCCCCGGCGCGGCGAAATCCGCCAGACACCTTTTTGGAAATGTACGTGGAGTACAAGCTCTGGGAGCGGTATGTCATGTCTCTGCCGCGCCATCGCGGGCAGGACGAGTAA